DNA sequence from the uncultured Ilyobacter sp. genome:
GATTTTACCGGATAGACTGTATACATATCCTCCTTAGACTGTGAATAGCATGACCTTATAGCCCAAGAATCAAGTTTTCCAATCTTTTGTAGTTTCAGCATTTCTAAAAGGTCGTTACCACCCTTTTTAAATTTTTTAATTAAATTTGGATTGGATATAAATTGATTATAATCTGAGAGATACCAGTCGTGCTTTTCCCACCGATCTTTCCAGGTACCCCATCCCCAGCTACATCCCCTATAGGAAAGATAGACATCAGATTTATAGTCCTCTCCAATATTAATTGGCGGGCCGTATCCTGTCACTGTCCATATAGAATCATTTTTCTCATAAAGATCTAGAGCATCGTTCATATATTCTAAAAAATCATTTGCCAGCACAAGATCATCCTCTAAAACTATAATTCTACCGTACCTCTCAATTATCTTGCTAACACCAGCTATGACCGAATGAGCAAGCCCCTTATTTTCTCTTGACTGGAAAATTTCGATATTTTTAAATCCAGATAATTCGTTTATTATGGCCCTAGTTTCTTTTACATTTTCTTCTTGATCTGGTGACCTGGGTGCATCTGAAAAAATAAATAAGAGACTGTCTTTAGAAAGTTTATTTTTTTTAAGAGATTCTAAAAGCCCGGCTGTTTCCGTAGGGCGGTTATATACAAATAAGGCTATAGGAGCTAGTTCTTTCATAATAAACCTCCTCAGAGAAAGCTCATTTAACAGTAGTAGTTATAATTTTGTCTATTCTAGTGACAAAATCATCTGCTTTGTAGCTGTTTACGGCCTTTTCATAGTTATATTTTTGAAATTTTCTTAATTTTTTTTCAGTTTTATAAATGGCAGTAAAAATCGAAGATGGGTTTTTTTTGAGACATTCGATTCCGTTTATATTTTTTTTAAAAATATCTCTTATTCCACCCTGATTTGTAGTAATTATTGCACAGGCGTTTGCCATAGCTTCAAGTATGGAGATAGGCTGACCTTCGATTGGATAATATGTTGGTAGCAGGAAAATGTCATTTTTTAACAGTAATTTTCTCTTTTCCTCTCCAGTTACGACCCCAAGGTAATTTACTTTATCTTTGTGTTTATCAATAAGAGAAAAGACAGATTTTTCAAGATTTTTCTCTATATTTCCAGCTAGATCTAGGTTAAAGTCTATTTTTTCTTCCTCTAGATATCTTAAAGACTTTAAAAGATCTAAGATCCCTTTTTCCTCCATGAGATTGCTTAGATAAAGGAGTCTTAACTGTCCCTTATCTCGGTTTAGTTTTTTTTCTATATCTTCTCTAGATGATTGTACGTCTTCTGATATACCATTATGACAAATAAAAATTTTTTCTTGTGGAAGTATTTGTTGAAACATCCATTTCAAGCTCTCTCCTAAAACAATTCCTCCATTTGATTTTCTTATAAAAAATTTTAATAAGGCTTGTTTTAAAAAACCCGCTGCTTTATAGGTATGGCCTAGCTGACCTCCGTGGCTGTGCAAAATATAAGGAGTTTTTTTTATCATACATGACAACATATAGGGTGAATATCTCATAAAACCCATGAAACTGTGACCGGGAGTAATATAGACTAGGTCATACTTGTTTCTAAAAAGTTTTACAAGTTCCCCTGTCAAATGTTTTATTGCTATAAAAAACTTTTCAAAAGATATTTTTTTTTGATCTTTTGCACTTTGGATTTTGGAAAGTAAAGCGGTATTTATATGGTCCATTTTATAACCCTTTACAGTGAGCCCATGGAAAAGGATCTCATTTGCCATACTCATTCCATGGACTGGATCAGGAAAGGGCCCGATCATAAGTATTTTTTTCATATTAACACCTGACTTTTTTTAATCTTTATTTTCTAGATACCATTTATAAACTTCTCTTATTCCCTCTTCTAGCTCTATCCGATGTCGCCATCCAGTAGCATGTATTTTTTCTACATCTAAAGATCTTCTAGGAGTTCCATCAGGTTTTGTTGTATCAAAGACAACTTCACCTTCATAACCTACAACTTTTTTTATAAGATGAACCAACTTATTTAATTCTATCTCAATGCCTGTACCTATATTAATATGCCCCTCTTCAGAATAATTGTTCATGAGATGTATTAGGGCATCGGTGAGGTCTTCTACAAATAAAAACTCTCTGGTGGGTTTCCCCGTACCCCAAACAACCACTTCTTTACTTCCATTTTTTTTTCCTTCATGAAATTTTCTTATTAACGCCGGCATAACGTGAGAAGTTTTAAGGTCGAAATTGTCCTTTGGGCCGTAGAGATTTGTAGGCATAGCACATATAAAATCATCGTTATACTGCCTTCTGTAGGATTTACAGAGTTCTATTCCAGAAATTTTTGCAATGGCATAAGCTTTATTAGTAGGCTCAAGTTCACCGGTGAGAAGGTATTCTTCTTTTATAGGTTGTCCTGCAAATTTAGGATAGATGCAGGCACTTCCCAAAAATAATAATTTTTTAACTCCATACTTATGTGCTGAATTTATAACATTGGCCTCTATCATGAGATTGTCATAAATAAATTCTGCTGGATAAGTATTGTTAGCATGAATTCCTCCAACTTTTGCTGCGATTAAAAAAACATATTCAGGCTTTTCCTCTTCAAAAAATTTTTCAACTTGATCCTGTTTTCTTAAGTCTAGTTGGTTAAAATCCTTTGTGATGATGTTTTTATAATTTTTACTTTTTAAATTATTTAAAAGAGATGACCCAACTAAACCATTGTGTCCTGCAAGGTATATTTTTGAATTTAGTTCCATAATTATCCTCCTATTAATATTAAAATTAATATATTTATTAAAACAATATTTCTATTAAAAATTCCATTTTTTAATGAATTCTTCATGACTCATTCTTATGATATGGTCTTTTTCGACAAAATCTAAATCGTGCTCAACCATTATTTTTACAAGATCTTCAAATGAAGTTTTTCTTGGATTCCATCCTAAAGTAGTTTTAGCTTTAGTTGGATCTCCAAGAAGAGTTTCTACTTCTGCCGGACGGAAATATTTTGGATCTACCTCTATCAAAACTTCCTTGGTTTCTTTTGAAAACCCTTTTTCATTTAATCCTTCTCCACGCCAATCGATCTCTATACCAACTTCATGAAAAGCAAGTGTTGCAAACTCTCTAACTGAGTGCTGTTCTCCGGTGGCTATTACAAAATCTTCAGGCTTGTCGTGCTGGAGTATCATCCACATACACTCAACATAATCCTTGGCATATCCCCAGTCTCTCAGAGAGTTTAGGTTTCCAAGATATAGTTTTTTCTGATATCCCTTTGCTATTCTGGCAGCAGCTAAGGTTATTTTTCTGGTTACAAAGGTTTCACCTCTTCGTTCAGACTCGTGGTTGAACAGTATACCGTTTGCAACAAACATATCATAAGATTCCCTGTAATTTTTTGTTATCCAAAAACCATATTGCTTTGCAACAGCATAAGGAGATCTTGGGTAAAATGGAGTAGTTTCTTTTTGAGGTATCTCCTGCACCTTTCCATAAAGCTCAGATGTAGATGCCTGATAGATTTTTGTCTTTTCAGTCATTCCTAGAAGCCTGACAGCCTCCAATACTCTGAGGGTTCCTACTGCATCTGAGTCAGCTGTATACTCAGGAACTTCAAATGAAACTTTAACATGAGATTGAGCAGCAAGATTATATATCTCATCAGGCTGTACCATCTGTATAATCCTGATAAGGTTACTAGAATCAGTCATATCTCCGTAGTAAAGTTCTATATTTCGTTCTTTACGCATGTCCTCTATAGCCTCTTCTAGATAGAGGTGCTCGATTCTCTTTGTATTAAAAGAAGAAGATCTTCTCATTATACCGTGAACTTCGTATCCTTTGTCTAGTAAAAATTCGGCTAGAAATGAGCCGTCTTGTCCTGTTATTCCAGTTATAAGTGCAACCTTTTTTTGCATAATAACCTCCTTATTTAGAAGCTAATAAAATTTTTAAGTATTTTATAATAATAGAAGATTGTGAATTTTTTTCTCTAAATTTTTCATCACATTTTCATATTTGTAGTTTTCTATTACATGTTTTCTAGCTTTCTTCCCTTTTTCCTCTCTTAGCTTACAACTACGGATCTCTATTATCTTTTCTATACATCGGTCATAGTTGTTTTCATCTAAGACATAGCCAAGGTCGTTTTTATAAATTTCAAGATAGACTGATGAGTTTTTATTTGCCAAACAAAGGAGAGGTCTGCCTGTAGCTTTTATTCCCAATACCTTTGAAGGCATAAAGCTGTCCACTTCATTTTTCTTCTGAGGAAGAATATGAAGATCAGCAAGATTTAAAAAATCATTGAGCCTTGATTTTGGCTGTAAGGGAAGTAATATTGTATTTTTAAAATTTTTTAAAGCATTATGAACATACTCTTTCTTGTTGCCATCACCTGCGATGACAAACTTTATTTCGTCTTCGTGAGATATTTTTTTTATTGTGTCTATAAGAATGTCCCAATCCTCTTTTTTCCCTATATTTCCAGAATACATTACCACGAACTCGTTGTCTTTAATTCCTAGTTCTTCCCTGTAGGGACTTTTGGGAATGGGATAGATAAAATCCACATCGGCCCAGTTGGGTAAAAGAAATTGTTTTTCCTTTGAAGCACCTCTACTATCAAATTTCATAATCATTCCCTCGCTTATTGTACTCACAACATCAAATTTTGAAAAAAGAGTTTTTTCAATAAAGTGAAGGGAATTTTTAATAATCTTAATTCTTCCAATATTTTTCATCATTTCAAGTCCAGCGTCGATTTCAAAATCCTGGACATGTACCCAAATTTTCATCTCAGGGGATCTTTTTTTAAGCTTTATAGCTAAATTAAGTAAAAAGATATTGGGGAGGATTACCATAACCATATCAAAATTCTCTTTTTTGCTCACAGACAAAGCCTTACGATAAAAGTCCCAATAATGAAAAAGTCGATTAAAAACATTGACCTTTGAAGGGACATATTGCTTAACCCTGGTTATTTTCACATTGTTTACGATTTCTTCTAAAATTTCATTTTTATTATTATATTCTTCTTTTATTTTCCATTCAGGATAATAAGGATATCCTGTGATTACTTTTACTTCAAAATGCTTTGAAAGATACTCACACATCTCTGTGGTGTAAAGTCCGGTGGAGGAAATCTCTGGAAAGTAATTTAATCCGATTACACCTATTTTTTTCATAGGATACCTCCTCATAAGTCTCTGATAAAAACAAGGGCAGTAAAGATTTTACTATTATTTAATCTAAATTGTAAAACATGCTCTTTCAGGAAAAATAGATAAGACACTATCATAGTTTTCTACTGAGTGATAGCAAAAAAACCTTCTCAAAAAAGATATATTTATGATTAGTTGTTTTGTGATAACGGTTAGAATCTTTACTTTAATAAAATTTTTAAGAGGAAATCATTGGCAATTTCGAAAATCACTAATAATGTTCATTTAACAAAATCAAAAGAATCAGAGGTGATTTTATGTTATTTAATTCCCTTGAATTTGTAATGTTTTTCATGTTAGTGGTTACTTGTTATTTTTTATTACCCTATAGATTTAGATGGGTATTATTGTTAAGTTCTAGCTATTACTTCTATGGCAGTTGGAATTCTAAATATTTGATATTAATCATAATATCTACATTAATTGATTATTTTGCTGGAATTATGATGGGAAAGGAAGAGAAAAAGGAAAAAAGGAAAAAATATTTATTTTTAAGTTTGGCTAGTAATCTGGGTATGCTGTTTGTATTTAAATATTTTAATTTTTTTATCGGGAATGTTAACAGTATTTTCAACTATATAAAACTTGATTTTACAGCACCGGGACTGAGGCTTCTTCTTCCTGTGGGTATTTCATTTTACACATTTCAGACTTTGAGTTATACCTTTGATGTGTATAGGGGTACAAGAGAGGCAGAAAAGCATCTGGGTATATTTGCAACTTATGTTGCTTTTTTCCCGCAACTGGTTGCAGGGCCTATAGAAAGCTCTACAAATTTACTTCCGCAATTTAGGAAAAAAACGGATTTTGATTATATCAGAATGACAGAAGGACTAAAATTAATGGTTTGGGGATTATTCAAAAAAGTAGTCGTTGCAGACAGGACAGCATTAATAGTAGATAGGATTTATAATGATGTAAACAGTTTTGAAGGTCTTACACTACTTATAGCCTCTGTTTTTTTTGGGTTTCAGATATACTGCGATTTTTCAGGTTATTCTGATATTGCTATTGGATCGGCCAAGGTTATGGGCTTTGATCTGATTGAAAACTTCAAAACTCCGTATTACTCAAAATCTATTTCTGAATTCTGGAGAAGATGGCATATATCTTTGGGGAAATGGTTTAAAGATTATCTATATATATCTTTAGGGGGAAACAGAGTATCGAAAGTCAAATTTTATAGAAATCTTATGATTGTATTTTTAGTGAGCGGACTCTGGCACGGTGCTAGCTGGAATTTTGTAATATGGGGTGCTCTTCACGGTATCTACATCGTGGTAGATATTTATACAAAAGCTAATAGAAAACAATTTTATGAAAAAATTAAACTGACTAAATTTCCAACCTTGATGAAATTTATACACGTAGGTTGCACTTTTTCATTGGTTACCTTTTCGTGGATTTTTTTTAGAGCCAATACACTTAAAGACGCTTTATATGTAATAACCCATACTTTTAGCAGCATGGAAAGTTACACTACATTCAACGGAATATATCAGGCTTTAGATGCTTTAAATGCAGGTAAGATAGGCTTTATAATTACTCTTTTATCCATAGGGATTATGGAGATTTTTCACCTTAGA
Encoded proteins:
- a CDS encoding glycosyltransferase, translating into MKELAPIALFVYNRPTETAGLLESLKKNKLSKDSLLFIFSDAPRSPDQEENVKETRAIINELSGFKNIEIFQSRENKGLAHSVIAGVSKIIERYGRIIVLEDDLVLANDFLEYMNDALDLYEKNDSIWTVTGYGPPINIGEDYKSDVYLSYRGCSWGWGTWKDRWEKHDWYLSDYNQFISNPNLIKKFKKGGNDLLEMLKLQKIGKLDSWAIRSCYSQSKEDMYTVYPVKSKLQNIGFGESSTHCTSSGSKYKTELYENKIILTNDLDLNNDIIYEFKKYYDLDLIGKIGYFLKKNNLYKFFRWTKSYLRK
- a CDS encoding glycosyltransferase family 4 protein, producing MKKILMIGPFPDPVHGMSMANEILFHGLTVKGYKMDHINTALLSKIQSAKDQKKISFEKFFIAIKHLTGELVKLFRNKYDLVYITPGHSFMGFMRYSPYMLSCMIKKTPYILHSHGGQLGHTYKAAGFLKQALLKFFIRKSNGGIVLGESLKWMFQQILPQEKIFICHNGISEDVQSSREDIEKKLNRDKGQLRLLYLSNLMEEKGILDLLKSLRYLEEEKIDFNLDLAGNIEKNLEKSVFSLIDKHKDKVNYLGVVTGEEKRKLLLKNDIFLLPTYYPIEGQPISILEAMANACAIITTNQGGIRDIFKKNINGIECLKKNPSSIFTAIYKTEKKLRKFQKYNYEKAVNSYKADDFVTRIDKIITTTVK
- a CDS encoding GDP-L-fucose synthase; its protein translation is MNRRIIMELNSKIYLAGHNGLVGSSLLNNLKSKNYKNIITKDFNQLDLRKQDQVEKFFEEEKPEYVFLIAAKVGGIHANNTYPAEFIYDNLMIEANVINSAHKYGVKKLLFLGSACIYPKFAGQPIKEEYLLTGELEPTNKAYAIAKISGIELCKSYRRQYNDDFICAMPTNLYGPKDNFDLKTSHVMPALIRKFHEGKKNGSKEVVVWGTGKPTREFLFVEDLTDALIHLMNNYSEEGHINIGTGIEIELNKLVHLIKKVVGYEGEVVFDTTKPDGTPRRSLDVEKIHATGWRHRIELEEGIREVYKWYLENKD
- the gmd gene encoding GDP-mannose 4,6-dehydratase, which translates into the protein MQKKVALITGITGQDGSFLAEFLLDKGYEVHGIMRRSSSFNTKRIEHLYLEEAIEDMRKERNIELYYGDMTDSSNLIRIIQMVQPDEIYNLAAQSHVKVSFEVPEYTADSDAVGTLRVLEAVRLLGMTEKTKIYQASTSELYGKVQEIPQKETTPFYPRSPYAVAKQYGFWITKNYRESYDMFVANGILFNHESERRGETFVTRKITLAAARIAKGYQKKLYLGNLNSLRDWGYAKDYVECMWMILQHDKPEDFVIATGEQHSVREFATLAFHEVGIEIDWRGEGLNEKGFSKETKEVLIEVDPKYFRPAEVETLLGDPTKAKTTLGWNPRKTSFEDLVKIMVEHDLDFVEKDHIIRMSHEEFIKKWNF
- a CDS encoding WcaI family glycosyltransferase, with the protein product MKKIGVIGLNYFPEISSTGLYTTEMCEYLSKHFEVKVITGYPYYPEWKIKEEYNNKNEILEEIVNNVKITRVKQYVPSKVNVFNRLFHYWDFYRKALSVSKKENFDMVMVILPNIFLLNLAIKLKKRSPEMKIWVHVQDFEIDAGLEMMKNIGRIKIIKNSLHFIEKTLFSKFDVVSTISEGMIMKFDSRGASKEKQFLLPNWADVDFIYPIPKSPYREELGIKDNEFVVMYSGNIGKKEDWDILIDTIKKISHEDEIKFVIAGDGNKKEYVHNALKNFKNTILLPLQPKSRLNDFLNLADLHILPQKKNEVDSFMPSKVLGIKATGRPLLCLANKNSSVYLEIYKNDLGYVLDENNYDRCIEKIIEIRSCKLREEKGKKARKHVIENYKYENVMKNLEKKIHNLLLL
- a CDS encoding MBOAT family O-acyltransferase; protein product: MASNLGMLFVFKYFNFFIGNVNSIFNYIKLDFTAPGLRLLLPVGISFYTFQTLSYTFDVYRGTREAEKHLGIFATYVAFFPQLVAGPIESSTNLLPQFRKKTDFDYIRMTEGLKLMVWGLFKKVVVADRTALIVDRIYNDVNSFEGLTLLIASVFFGFQIYCDFSGYSDIAIGSAKVMGFDLIENFKTPYYSKSISEFWRRWHISLGKWFKDYLYISLGGNRVSKVKFYRNLMIVFLVSGLWHGASWNFVIWGALHGIYIVVDIYTKANRKQFYEKIKLTKFPTLMKFIHVGCTFSLVTFSWIFFRANTLKDALYVITHTFSSMESYTTFNGIYQALDALNAGKIGFIITLLSIGIMEIFHLRSRSKKISDVLKKRPLYLRWGVYYSLMLWIIMFGVFEGASEFIYFQF